From a region of the Streptomyces tirandamycinicus genome:
- a CDS encoding universal stress protein: MDDATMPTGPVLAGVDRGGQEYVVRCAAEQAALHQVPLHLLHVAEPGGTAAAAEEVTAPFERLVRTEFPGVAVTAETAAGRASAVLVERSERASWTVVGHRGSGGFARLPLGSVSWQVATHAAGPVIVVRPGDTPPDPERRVVAGVDVADTSPISSRALDAAFVEAALRGASLELVHGSFHLGETPTGPGMTAPDFQILDEAVRAALREEADKRRDRYPGVPVRLHAERLRAATLLAESSRGAALLVVGSHGRSGLRRLLLGSVSSEVLHTAACPVAIVHSAHPH; this comes from the coding sequence GTGGACGATGCCACGATGCCGACGGGGCCGGTGCTGGCCGGAGTCGACCGCGGCGGCCAGGAGTACGTGGTGCGCTGCGCCGCCGAGCAGGCCGCGCTGCACCAGGTGCCGCTGCACCTCCTGCATGTCGCCGAGCCCGGCGGAACCGCGGCGGCCGCGGAGGAGGTGACGGCGCCTTTCGAGCGGCTGGTGCGCACCGAGTTCCCCGGTGTGGCCGTGACGGCGGAGACGGCCGCCGGCCGCGCCTCCGCCGTACTGGTGGAGCGGTCCGAGCGGGCGTCCTGGACGGTCGTCGGCCACCGGGGCAGCGGAGGCTTCGCCCGCCTTCCGCTCGGTTCGGTGAGCTGGCAGGTCGCCACCCACGCCGCGGGCCCCGTCATCGTGGTCCGGCCCGGTGACACCCCTCCGGACCCGGAGCGGCGCGTGGTGGCCGGCGTCGACGTCGCCGACACCTCCCCCATCTCGTCGCGGGCCCTGGACGCCGCCTTCGTGGAGGCCGCGCTTCGCGGGGCGAGCCTCGAACTCGTCCACGGCAGCTTCCATCTCGGCGAGACGCCGACCGGCCCGGGCATGACCGCGCCCGACTTCCAGATCCTCGACGAGGCGGTCCGGGCGGCCCTCCGCGAGGAGGCGGACAAGCGCCGTGACCGCTATCCCGGCGTGCCGGTGAGGCTGCACGCGGAGCGGCTCCGCGCGGCGACCCTCCTGGCGGAGTCCTCACGGGGAGCCGCTCTGCTGGTCGTCGGCTCGCACGGCCGCTCGGGGCTCCGCAGGCTGCTGCTGGGCTCGGTGAGTTCCGAAGTCCTGCACACCGCCGCCTGCCCCGTGGCGATCGTCCACAGCGCGCACCCGCACTGA
- a CDS encoding S1 family peptidase — protein sequence MNIKRFTPHGRFARGARLTAVASALLAAVALAAPSAAADTAPAPRATAATLAQVSDAVLKSDIPGTAWYTDAKSGKLVLTADSTVSAAELAEIKEAAGSRASALEIKRTPGTFSKLIAGGQAIYGGGSRCSLGFNVRSGSTYSALTAGHCTNIAGTWYTNSSQTTLLGTRTGSSFPVNDYGIIRHSNASAADGRVYLYNGSYRDITTAGNAYVGQSVQRSGSTTGLRSGTVTALNATVNYGGGDVVYGMIQTNVCAEPGDSGGPLFAGSTALGLTSGGSGNCSSGGTTFFQPVTEALSAYGVSVF from the coding sequence GTGAACATCAAGCGCTTCACCCCCCACGGCCGCTTCGCAAGAGGTGCGCGGCTGACCGCCGTCGCCTCCGCCCTGCTGGCGGCAGTCGCGCTTGCGGCTCCGAGCGCGGCAGCCGACACCGCCCCCGCGCCGCGGGCGACCGCCGCCACCCTCGCCCAGGTCAGCGACGCCGTACTGAAGTCCGACATCCCCGGCACGGCCTGGTACACGGACGCCAAGTCCGGGAAGCTGGTCCTCACCGCGGACTCAACCGTCTCCGCCGCCGAACTGGCGGAGATCAAGGAGGCCGCCGGCAGCCGCGCCTCGGCCCTGGAGATCAAGCGCACCCCGGGCACCTTCAGCAAGCTCATCGCGGGCGGGCAGGCCATCTACGGCGGCGGCAGCCGCTGCTCCCTCGGCTTCAACGTCCGCAGCGGCAGCACCTACTCCGCCCTGACGGCCGGTCACTGCACCAACATCGCCGGAACCTGGTACACCAACTCCTCCCAGACCACCCTGCTCGGCACCCGCACCGGATCGAGCTTCCCCGTCAACGACTACGGCATCATCCGCCACTCCAACGCCTCTGCCGCGGACGGCCGTGTGTACCTGTACAACGGCTCCTACCGCGACATCACGACCGCCGGCAACGCGTACGTCGGCCAGTCCGTCCAGCGCAGCGGCAGCACCACCGGCCTGCGCAGCGGCACGGTCACCGCACTCAACGCCACCGTCAACTACGGCGGCGGCGACGTCGTCTACGGCATGATCCAGACCAATGTCTGCGCCGAGCCCGGTGACAGCGGCGGCCCCCTGTTCGCGGGCTCGACGGCCCTCGGCCTGACCTCGGGCGGCAGCGGCAACTGCTCGTCCGGCGGCACCACGTTCTTCCAGCCGGTCACCGAGGCGCTGAGCGCCTACGGCGTGAGCGTCTTCTGA
- a CDS encoding DUF2267 domain-containing protein, with amino-acid sequence MVPQPETVPTAPGMTFHHMLERVRYEGAYPTRERAEEAVRAVLAALGRQLTGERRVELAARLPVEGALVFTSQIPDAEPLSGWEFVKDLAARTGGTPATARWDTGSVLHVVAGLAGPRLLDRILADLPSGYGLLFGRAELALRA; translated from the coding sequence ATGGTTCCCCAGCCTGAAACGGTACCGACCGCACCGGGTATGACGTTCCATCACATGCTGGAAAGAGTCCGTTACGAGGGCGCCTATCCGACCCGCGAACGGGCGGAGGAGGCCGTACGGGCCGTGCTGGCCGCGCTCGGCAGACAGCTCACGGGGGAGCGGCGCGTCGAACTCGCCGCCCGCCTCCCCGTCGAGGGCGCTCTCGTGTTCACCTCACAGATCCCCGACGCCGAACCCCTCAGCGGGTGGGAGTTCGTCAAGGACCTCGCCGCCCGTACCGGAGGCACCCCCGCCACGGCCCGCTGGGACACCGGCTCCGTGCTCCATGTCGTCGCCGGTCTCGCCGGTCCACGACTGCTCGACCGCATTCTCGCGGATCTGCCCTCGGGATACGGGCTGCTGTTCGGTCGTGCCGAACTCGCCCTCCGGGCCTGA
- a CDS encoding serine/threonine-protein kinase encodes MTPASDDRNPYPGRPSGLIGAQIAGYRVEREIGRGGMAVVYCAKDLRLDRTVALKLLAPELARNDTFRRRFTHESRVAAAIDHPHIVPIFEAGETEGVLYIAMRFVAGLDLRALLDRDGPLPAATAVRIAAQVASALDAAHEHDLVHRDVKPGNVLVAKGTDIDHPEHVYLTDFGLTKKSLSLTGFTTVGEFVGTLDYVAPEQISGRPVDGRCDLYSLACVVYESLAGGPPFQRDEDMALLWAHQYDQPPPLTEHRPDLPPGADEVLAKALAKVPDDRYDSCLEFVAALREATTAPAPAPGAARAVPTPTQVVPGLAGLPEDLGPAPNRAGPPPDPPDWARPVFVRAAEQ; translated from the coding sequence GTGACCCCGGCGTCGGACGACAGGAACCCGTACCCGGGCCGGCCGTCCGGTCTGATCGGCGCCCAGATCGCGGGCTACCGGGTGGAGCGGGAGATCGGCAGAGGCGGCATGGCCGTCGTCTACTGCGCCAAGGACCTGCGCCTGGACCGCACGGTCGCGCTCAAACTGCTCGCACCGGAACTCGCCCGCAACGACACCTTCCGCCGCCGCTTCACCCACGAGTCCCGGGTCGCCGCGGCCATCGACCACCCGCACATCGTGCCGATCTTCGAGGCGGGCGAGACCGAGGGTGTCCTGTACATCGCCATGCGCTTCGTCGCGGGGCTGGACCTGCGGGCCCTGCTGGACCGGGACGGTCCGCTGCCCGCCGCGACCGCCGTGCGCATCGCCGCACAGGTGGCCTCGGCTCTCGACGCGGCCCACGAGCACGATCTGGTGCACCGGGACGTCAAGCCCGGCAACGTCCTGGTCGCCAAGGGCACCGACATCGACCACCCCGAGCACGTCTATCTGACGGACTTCGGTCTGACCAAGAAGTCGCTCTCGCTCACCGGGTTCACCACCGTGGGCGAGTTCGTCGGCACTCTCGACTACGTGGCACCGGAGCAGATCTCCGGGCGGCCGGTCGACGGCAGGTGCGATCTCTACAGCCTCGCCTGCGTCGTCTACGAGTCCCTCGCCGGCGGCCCGCCCTTCCAGCGGGACGAGGACATGGCCCTGCTGTGGGCGCACCAGTACGACCAGCCCCCTCCGCTCACCGAGCACCGGCCGGACCTCCCGCCGGGCGCGGACGAGGTACTGGCCAAGGCCCTGGCCAAGGTGCCCGACGACCGCTACGACTCCTGCCTCGAGTTCGTCGCGGCCCTTCGCGAGGCCACGACGGCCCCGGCTCCCGCGCCCGGCGCGGCCCGGGCCGTGCCGACCCCGACGCAGGTGGTCCCCGGCCTCGCCGGGCTGCCCGAGGACCTGGGCCCCGCGCCCAATCGGGCGGGTCCGCCACCGGACCCGCCCGATTGGGCGCGCCCCGTGTTCGTCCGGGCGGCGGAGCAGTAG
- a CDS encoding alpha/beta fold hydrolase — MGEHVEANGARFWVERRGEGPDVLLLAGLSDPAEAWQAQLDGLSDRYRVTAFDNRGAGRTPLPDGPLTVPMMAEDAAALLSALGVERAHVAGFSGGSLIAQELALRHPERVRSLVLVSAWARPDAYFRSMARFWHWLVAKAPGERAMLEAFLLWVYTPRAHESGMVDRIIDETLAFPHPQSADAFQRQVEAFAEHETLDRLPEITAPALVLSGECDLAAPPRFGRAVADAIPGADFEMLFGEAHQPFQESPEKFNARVDAFWREVACQCPPTEGGV; from the coding sequence ATGGGTGAACACGTCGAGGCCAACGGGGCGCGGTTCTGGGTGGAGCGGCGGGGCGAGGGTCCCGACGTCCTGCTGCTGGCGGGTCTGAGTGATCCCGCCGAGGCCTGGCAGGCGCAGCTCGACGGACTCTCCGACCGCTACCGGGTCACCGCTTTCGACAACCGGGGAGCCGGGCGGACGCCGCTTCCCGACGGTCCTCTCACGGTCCCGATGATGGCCGAGGACGCCGCGGCTCTGCTCTCGGCCCTCGGCGTGGAACGCGCCCATGTAGCCGGCTTCTCCGGCGGCAGCCTGATCGCCCAGGAACTGGCACTCCGCCACCCGGAGCGGGTACGCAGCCTCGTCCTCGTGTCCGCCTGGGCCCGTCCCGACGCCTACTTCCGGTCGATGGCCCGGTTCTGGCACTGGCTCGTCGCGAAGGCGCCCGGAGAACGCGCCATGCTCGAGGCGTTCCTGCTGTGGGTCTACACCCCCCGCGCCCATGAGAGTGGCATGGTGGACCGGATCATCGACGAGACGCTGGCCTTCCCGCACCCCCAGTCCGCCGACGCGTTCCAGCGCCAGGTCGAGGCCTTCGCGGAGCACGAGACCCTCGACCGGCTGCCGGAGATCACCGCGCCGGCCCTCGTACTGTCGGGCGAGTGCGACCTCGCGGCGCCTCCCCGGTTCGGGCGGGCCGTGGCCGACGCCATTCCGGGTGCGGACTTCGAGATGCTGTTCGGGGAGGCCCACCAGCCGTTCCAGGAGTCGCCCGAGAAGTTCAACGCCCGGGTCGACGCGTTCTGGAGGGAAGTCGCGTGCCAGTGCCCGCCGACCGAGGGCGGCGTCTGA
- a CDS encoding RICIN domain-containing protein, producing the protein MPELHDAGPPQRHGPGDDSALPDAELGERIRSGAPRAHPALRELKRRHLPAVLAYARLCGRNQTAGDQLAVQALRRASEEACRGIEPRGHWRHHLLTLVRGVGVDWARGGRRDRLSPGFAAWIDADSGAVSAAGAVTGAGAVTGELTADGSLPSAGGSVPSTDGSGPPEDGSGPPEDGSMSEASAAVLDAFYRLPALTRGVLWYAVVDQEPDTTVAAYLGVRGDLVPDLRDRARESMRQAFLRTYLERGDERCLGFRRIIDAATRPVDGRRSEDLDLHLAGCARCARAVAELTRMADDPRTVLAGHLLGWGGAEYTTRLPVSGTLGDLPVPDSVPGPALVTSGGGPRSANRTAAGAVPGRPGLAAAGAALERSTRRPLRSVLLIAGAVVVLAGSAAAGAALVAFSGDPGASREPAAAAPAPTAESAFPTFGAPPPVPTRTASPGGRPSARPSPSPTRTRPPAATEPSAPAPTKDAVPVPVPIVPGTRYHPVVNAATGRCLDVEDGVMADRTDVITTTCNGATTQQWRLEPNGLLRNGADPDFCLDSRGDTDRGAGIWSCSSVDGRNGLNLRFGVDGAGVVHPLIAPHFALEPRGGSLGFDRLDNGTDQRWNAGTRR; encoded by the coding sequence GTGCCAGAGCTCCACGACGCCGGTCCGCCGCAGAGGCACGGGCCGGGGGACGACTCAGCGCTGCCGGACGCGGAGCTGGGGGAACGGATCCGCTCCGGCGCCCCGCGCGCGCATCCGGCACTCCGGGAGCTGAAACGGCGCCATCTGCCCGCCGTCCTCGCCTACGCCAGGCTCTGCGGGCGCAATCAGACCGCCGGCGACCAGCTCGCCGTCCAGGCGCTCCGGCGGGCCTCGGAGGAGGCCTGCCGGGGCATCGAGCCGCGCGGGCACTGGCGCCACCATCTGCTGACGCTGGTACGGGGCGTGGGCGTCGACTGGGCCCGCGGCGGCCGCCGGGACCGGCTCTCGCCCGGCTTCGCCGCCTGGATCGACGCGGACTCCGGCGCGGTGTCCGCGGCGGGCGCGGTGACCGGGGCGGGCGCGGTGACCGGGGAACTCACGGCCGACGGGTCCCTTCCATCGGCCGGCGGGTCCGTTCCATCCACCGACGGGTCCGGTCCACCGGAAGACGGGTCCGGTCCACCGGAGGACGGGTCAATGTCGGAGGCCTCCGCAGCGGTGCTGGACGCCTTCTACCGGCTCCCCGCCCTGACCCGGGGCGTGCTCTGGTACGCCGTGGTGGACCAGGAGCCCGACACAACGGTCGCCGCCTATCTGGGGGTCCGCGGCGACCTCGTTCCCGACCTGCGGGACCGGGCGCGGGAATCGATGCGCCAGGCCTTCCTCCGTACGTACCTGGAACGGGGCGACGAGCGGTGCCTGGGCTTCCGCAGGATCATCGATGCGGCGACCCGGCCCGTGGACGGGCGGCGCAGCGAGGATCTGGACCTGCACCTCGCCGGGTGTGCGCGCTGCGCCCGGGCGGTCGCCGAGCTGACCCGGATGGCGGACGACCCCCGCACGGTCCTGGCCGGGCATCTGCTGGGCTGGGGCGGCGCTGAGTACACCACGCGCCTGCCGGTGTCCGGGACGCTCGGGGACCTGCCCGTCCCGGACTCCGTCCCCGGGCCCGCGCTCGTGACCTCCGGCGGCGGACCGCGGTCCGCGAACAGGACGGCGGCGGGCGCGGTACCCGGCCGTCCAGGGCTTGCGGCCGCCGGGGCGGCGTTGGAGCGGAGCACACGCCGTCCGCTCCGGTCCGTCCTGCTGATCGCCGGCGCGGTGGTCGTGCTGGCGGGCTCCGCCGCCGCCGGGGCCGCGCTGGTGGCGTTCTCCGGGGACCCCGGCGCGTCCCGCGAACCCGCGGCGGCGGCGCCCGCGCCCACGGCGGAGAGCGCGTTCCCCACCTTCGGGGCTCCACCGCCGGTGCCGACCCGGACGGCGAGCCCCGGCGGACGGCCCTCGGCCCGGCCCTCGCCCTCGCCGACGCGCACCCGGCCCCCGGCCGCGACCGAGCCGTCCGCACCGGCCCCGACGAAGGACGCGGTACCGGTCCCGGTGCCGATCGTCCCCGGAACGCGCTACCACCCGGTGGTCAACGCCGCCACGGGCCGGTGCCTCGACGTCGAGGACGGGGTGATGGCGGACCGCACCGACGTCATCACGACCACCTGCAACGGGGCCACCACCCAGCAGTGGCGCCTCGAGCCGAACGGCCTGCTGCGCAACGGCGCCGATCCCGACTTCTGCCTCGACTCCCGCGGGGACACCGACCGAGGCGCCGGCATCTGGTCGTGCTCCTCGGTCGACGGCCGCAACGGCCTCAATCTGCGGTTCGGCGTCGACGGCGCGGGAGTGGTCCACCCGCTGATCGCCCCGCACTTCGCCCTCGAACCCCGTGGCGGCTCACTGGGATTCGACCGGCTCGACAACGGCACCGACCAGCGGTGGAACGCCGGCACACGGCGGTAG
- a CDS encoding SpoIIE family protein phosphatase yields MSAGRPRAGTNPGPLRSEPGALLEHVSVAVFGVDADERICFWGPGAEDLFGHDAAEALARPAGLLFPDPPPGTPGAAEGLTQRAREFGYWRGRLSARHRDGTVFGCGFRVFPVTGRTGSSVVLGLAAPGAELDRVKTNLAFLDALFETCPIGLLMLDEDLRYVHLNQALADMDGLPIEEHLGRPLDEIMITSDGGEFGRTVRAVAADGRPLIGALVGLRTPGRPDRDQVRSVSLFPLSRAVGTRPGMGGLMVDVTDREQAILAATAARQRLALLDRATAGIGTSLDVAVTARELVDAVVPDFADASMVELVDWMDEPEVFDPELPLTTRRIASGTVLPPPAPELVHGLDRVTYPPGSAIHQVLRTGRPICFAVDERFATRTVLNRARARILLESGLARLVVTPLIARGTVQGLTMFGRSPARPAFDEQDLSLASELSSRAALCLDNARLYSRVQTIALTLQRALLPTRLATSPHVRVAHRYVPGSHATEVGGDWYDVIGLSGGRVALVVGDVMGHGVRAAADMGRLRITANTLARHIEEPEVLLAELDACAQEAGIELATCLYLVYDPGRGRARIGNAGHPPPLVVLPDGRVEAVDAAPGPPLGVGGHPFATTEAELPSGATLVLYTDGLVEARGRDIDQGTARLRAELARAMGPLEETADRVLAGLLPGPPHDDTVLVLARVGRVG; encoded by the coding sequence GTGTCAGCCGGCCGGCCGCGCGCCGGCACCAACCCCGGTCCGCTCCGGTCGGAACCCGGAGCGTTGCTGGAGCACGTGTCGGTCGCGGTCTTCGGCGTCGACGCGGACGAGCGGATCTGCTTCTGGGGTCCCGGGGCCGAGGACCTCTTCGGGCACGACGCGGCAGAGGCCCTGGCACGACCCGCCGGCCTGCTGTTCCCCGACCCCCCGCCGGGCACCCCCGGTGCCGCCGAGGGTCTCACGCAGCGGGCCAGGGAGTTCGGCTACTGGCGCGGCAGGCTGTCGGCACGGCATCGCGACGGCACGGTCTTCGGGTGCGGCTTCCGGGTCTTCCCCGTCACCGGGCGCACGGGCTCCTCGGTCGTCCTCGGGCTGGCCGCCCCGGGGGCGGAGCTGGACCGGGTGAAGACCAACCTGGCCTTTCTGGACGCCCTCTTCGAGACCTGCCCGATCGGACTGCTGATGCTCGACGAGGACCTGCGGTACGTGCATCTCAACCAGGCGCTCGCCGACATGGACGGCCTGCCCATCGAGGAGCACCTCGGGCGCCCGCTGGACGAGATCATGATCACCTCCGACGGCGGGGAGTTCGGGCGGACGGTCCGCGCCGTTGCCGCGGACGGCCGGCCCCTGATCGGCGCGCTCGTGGGCCTGCGCACACCGGGCCGTCCCGACCGCGACCAGGTGCGGTCGGTGAGCCTCTTCCCGCTGAGCCGGGCCGTCGGGACCCGGCCCGGCATGGGGGGACTGATGGTGGACGTCACGGACCGGGAGCAGGCCATCCTCGCGGCGACCGCGGCGCGGCAGCGCCTGGCCCTGCTCGACCGGGCCACGGCCGGGATCGGCACATCGCTCGACGTCGCTGTCACCGCGCGGGAGCTCGTCGACGCGGTGGTACCGGACTTCGCCGACGCCTCGATGGTGGAGCTGGTGGACTGGATGGACGAGCCCGAGGTCTTCGACCCCGAACTGCCCCTGACCACCCGGCGGATCGCCTCCGGCACCGTGCTGCCGCCCCCCGCGCCCGAGCTGGTCCACGGTCTGGACAGGGTCACCTACCCCCCGGGCTCGGCGATCCACCAGGTCCTGCGGACGGGCCGGCCCATCTGCTTCGCGGTCGACGAGCGGTTCGCGACGAGGACCGTGCTGAACCGGGCCCGCGCACGCATCCTCCTCGAAAGCGGCCTGGCCCGCCTCGTCGTCACCCCGCTCATCGCCCGGGGGACGGTCCAGGGACTCACCATGTTCGGCCGCTCGCCCGCCCGTCCCGCCTTCGACGAGCAGGATCTGAGCCTCGCCTCCGAACTGTCCTCCCGTGCGGCGCTGTGCCTGGACAACGCCCGGCTCTACAGCCGGGTGCAGACCATCGCCCTCACGCTCCAGCGCGCGCTGCTCCCCACCCGCCTGGCGACCAGTCCCCATGTACGGGTGGCGCACCGCTATGTGCCGGGCAGTCATGCCACCGAGGTGGGGGGCGACTGGTACGACGTGATCGGTCTCTCCGGGGGCCGCGTCGCGCTCGTCGTCGGCGACGTGATGGGGCACGGGGTGCGCGCCGCCGCGGACATGGGCCGGCTGCGCATCACCGCGAACACGCTGGCCCGGCACATCGAGGAGCCGGAGGTGCTGCTGGCCGAGCTGGACGCCTGCGCGCAGGAGGCGGGCATCGAGCTGGCCACCTGCCTGTACCTGGTGTACGACCCCGGGCGCGGCCGCGCCCGGATCGGCAACGCGGGCCATCCGCCGCCGCTGGTGGTGCTGCCCGACGGCAGGGTGGAGGCGGTGGACGCGGCGCCGGGCCCACCGCTCGGGGTCGGCGGCCATCCCTTCGCGACGACCGAGGCCGAGCTGCCGTCCGGCGCCACCCTGGTCCTGTACACCGACGGTCTCGTCGAGGCGCGGGGCAGGGACATCGACCAGGGCACGGCGCGGCTCCGCGCCGAACTGGCCCGTGCCATGGGCCCGCTGGAGGAGACGGCCGACCGCGTTCTCGCCGGGCTGCTGCCCGGACCGCCGCACGACGACACGGTGCTGGTCCTCGCCCGGGTCGGACGGGTGGGCTGA
- a CDS encoding dihydrofolate reductase family protein codes for MRVVITEFISLDGVVQAPGGPDEDTEGGFAHGGWSHPFFDPETVGASFDEVLRSAEGLLFGRRTWQTMAGAWPERAGDPFADRMNALPKYVVSQTLGEDKLTWHNTRRIPGDEAVTRIRELRGTEGGDLVVMGSPTLARTLISEGLVDELRLMIMPVLLGGGKSVFPDDGGKHTLELVSTVTSGTGVHVCVYRPAAE; via the coding sequence ATGCGCGTCGTCATCACCGAGTTCATCAGCCTGGACGGAGTCGTACAGGCCCCGGGTGGTCCCGATGAGGACACCGAGGGCGGCTTCGCCCATGGCGGCTGGTCACACCCGTTCTTCGACCCGGAGACGGTGGGCGCTTCGTTCGACGAGGTGCTGAGGAGCGCGGAGGGGCTGCTGTTCGGGCGCCGCACCTGGCAGACGATGGCGGGCGCGTGGCCGGAGCGGGCCGGGGACCCCTTCGCCGACCGGATGAACGCGCTCCCGAAGTACGTCGTGTCGCAGACGCTGGGCGAGGACAAGCTGACGTGGCACAACACCAGGCGCATCCCCGGGGACGAGGCCGTCACCCGGATCCGGGAGCTGCGGGGTACCGAGGGAGGCGACCTGGTCGTCATGGGCAGCCCGACCCTGGCGCGCACCCTCATCAGTGAGGGGCTGGTCGACGAACTCCGGTTGATGATCATGCCGGTGCTCCTCGGCGGCGGGAAGAGCGTCTTCCCCGACGACGGCGGCAAGCACACGCTGGAGCTGGTCTCCACGGTCACCAGCGGCACCGGTGTGCACGTGTGCGTCTACCGGCCCGCCGCGGAGTAG
- a CDS encoding uracil-DNA glycosylase has protein sequence MERPRGRDASRSDDPLFPARHAPRCAGLDELDGLVARCRACPRLVAWREEVARVKRAAFQDQEYWGRPVPGFGPADAPLAVVGLAPAAHGANRTGRMFTGDTAGDFLFAALYEVGLASQPTSRHTGDGLTLRGVRLTAPVHCAPPANRPAADERDACRPWLSAELRLLAPSLRAVVALGGFGWQALLPAIRGSGRPLPRPWPAFGHGAHAVLPAAEGFPYPLHLLGSYHPSRRNTFTGRLTRPMLVGVLRRAAELADLPGGR, from the coding sequence ATGGAGCGACCGCGCGGACGGGACGCCTCCCGCTCCGACGACCCGTTGTTCCCGGCCCGCCACGCACCCCGCTGTGCCGGCCTGGACGAGCTGGACGGCCTGGTCGCGCGGTGCCGTGCGTGCCCCCGGCTCGTCGCCTGGCGCGAGGAGGTGGCCCGGGTCAAACGCGCGGCGTTCCAGGACCAGGAGTACTGGGGGCGCCCCGTCCCCGGGTTCGGTCCCGCGGACGCGCCCCTCGCCGTGGTCGGTCTCGCCCCGGCGGCGCACGGGGCGAACCGGACCGGGCGGATGTTCACCGGCGACACGGCAGGCGACTTCCTCTTCGCCGCGCTGTACGAGGTGGGCCTCGCGTCGCAGCCCACCTCCCGGCACACCGGGGACGGGCTGACCCTGCGGGGCGTACGGCTGACCGCGCCCGTGCACTGCGCCCCTCCGGCGAACCGGCCCGCGGCGGACGAGCGCGACGCGTGCCGCCCCTGGCTGTCGGCCGAGCTGCGGCTGCTGGCGCCGAGCCTCCGCGCCGTGGTCGCGCTGGGCGGCTTCGGCTGGCAGGCCCTCCTTCCGGCGATCCGCGGCAGCGGGCGCCCCCTGCCGCGGCCGTGGCCCGCGTTCGGTCACGGGGCGCATGCCGTCCTGCCGGCCGCTGAGGGCTTTCCGTACCCGCTGCATCTTCTGGGCAGCTACCACCCAAGCCGGCGCAACACGTTCACCGGGCGGCTCACCCGTCCGATGCTCGTCGGCGTGCTCCGCCGGGCCGCCGAACTCGCGGATCTGCCGGGCGGGCGCTGA
- a CDS encoding Hsp20/alpha crystallin family protein — protein sequence MLMRTDPFREFDRLTQQLLGTTGTWSRPSAVPMDAYRDGDEYVIALDLPGVSPDAIDIDVERNMLTVKAERRPLVNTDTVQMELSERPLGVFSRQLVLADTLDTERISADYDAGVLTLRIPIAERAKPRKIAIGEGSGRKQIST from the coding sequence ATGTTGATGCGCACTGACCCGTTCCGGGAGTTCGACCGGCTGACGCAGCAGCTCCTCGGCACGACGGGTACCTGGTCCCGTCCCTCCGCGGTGCCGATGGACGCGTACCGCGACGGCGACGAGTATGTGATCGCCCTCGATCTGCCGGGTGTCTCCCCGGACGCGATCGACATCGACGTCGAGCGGAACATGCTCACCGTGAAGGCCGAACGCCGGCCGCTGGTGAACACCGACACCGTGCAGATGGAGCTGTCCGAACGCCCCCTCGGTGTCTTCTCCCGCCAGCTCGTGCTGGCCGACACCCTCGACACCGAGCGCATCAGCGCCGACTACGACGCGGGTGTCCTGACCCTGCGCATTCCGATCGCCGAGCGCGCCAAGCCCCGCAAGATCGCCATCGGCGAGGGGTCCGGCCGCAAGCAGATCAGCACCTGA